A genomic window from Anthocerotibacter panamensis C109 includes:
- a CDS encoding hypothetical protein (catalyzes the DNA-template-directed extension of the 3'-end of a DNA strand; the delta' subunit seems to interact with the gamma subunit to transfer the beta subunit on the DNA): MIAVGWEQLLGQPQAVSLLTRAITCARVVHGYLFHGPLGVGKALAARLFAQELLEDDHAQPLDLLWLEPTYRKGERLYTAQQARAEEVSMSSLPQVRLEQVHTAQRFLSRSPNVAPRRVVVIEGAETMGEPAANALLKTLEEPGTGVMVLTAHQGYRVLSTIRSRCQLIPFYRLREELLRALVGPEYPEDLLAMAQGSPGEAQRIYQQYQALPQGLLHSFFPWPHQPLPLMTLAREVDAALDLEAQLWLVDYLQQRLWILVQQGSVTAAVLTHLERLRGQLTRHVQPRLAWEVALIQGHLGEQTVC, from the coding sequence ATGATTGCCGTAGGCTGGGAACAATTGCTGGGCCAACCCCAGGCGGTGAGCCTGCTGACTCGGGCTATTACCTGCGCTCGGGTGGTCCACGGCTATCTCTTTCACGGTCCACTGGGGGTGGGCAAGGCGCTGGCAGCCCGCCTTTTTGCTCAGGAACTCCTAGAAGATGACCACGCCCAACCGCTGGATCTCCTTTGGCTAGAGCCGACCTACCGCAAGGGCGAACGGCTTTATACCGCCCAGCAAGCCAGAGCCGAGGAGGTCTCCATGAGCAGCCTGCCGCAGGTGCGCCTGGAACAAGTCCATACTGCCCAACGTTTTTTGAGCCGCAGCCCGAACGTCGCGCCGCGGCGCGTGGTAGTTATCGAAGGGGCTGAGACTATGGGCGAGCCTGCAGCCAATGCGCTGCTCAAGACTCTAGAGGAACCGGGCACGGGGGTAATGGTCCTCACGGCCCATCAGGGGTACCGCGTCTTATCTACGATCCGTTCGCGCTGTCAATTGATTCCTTTTTACCGGTTGCGCGAGGAGCTTTTGCGGGCACTGGTCGGCCCTGAATATCCTGAGGATCTGCTCGCCATGGCTCAGGGTAGCCCCGGCGAAGCCCAGCGTATTTATCAGCAGTATCAAGCCCTGCCGCAAGGGTTGTTACATTCATTTTTCCCATGGCCCCACCAGCCCTTGCCTTTGATGACCCTGGCGCGAGAAGTAGATGCCGCACTAGACTTGGAGGCGCAACTGTGGCTGGTGGACTATTTACAACAACGGCTATGGATTTTGGTCCAGCAAGGGAGTGTGACCGCCGCTGTGCTCACCCATCTGGAACGCTTGCGCGGGCAACTCACACGCCATGTCCAACCCCGTTTGGCCTGGGAAGTGGCGCTCATCCAGGGTCACCTCGGGGAGCAGACCGTTTGTTAG
- the hisH gene encoding imidazole glycerol phosphate synthase subunit HisH — MRPLHIALIDYGAGNLHSARRAFEWAGAQVTVTADPRVMDRADGVVLPGVGAFDPTMRKIDALGLREPLVELARRKPLLGVCIGLQVLFEGSAEGEAEGLGIVAGRIERFRPELGLTIPHMGWNQLQVSPNYLWQGMAGGSWVYFVHSFFPQPADSGVVIATSRHGSQSFCAAIHQDRVWGTQFHPEKSSTVGLGIIRNFLSEVARHTVQPAAR, encoded by the coding sequence TTGCGTCCTCTACACATTGCGCTGATTGATTATGGAGCCGGTAATCTCCACTCAGCCCGTCGGGCTTTTGAGTGGGCGGGGGCGCAGGTGACCGTCACGGCGGACCCCAGGGTTATGGACCGGGCCGATGGGGTGGTCCTGCCGGGGGTAGGGGCTTTTGACCCGACAATGCGCAAAATTGATGCGCTGGGACTCAGGGAGCCGCTGGTGGAGCTAGCCCGCCGCAAGCCTCTGTTGGGGGTATGCATCGGATTGCAGGTGCTCTTTGAGGGTTCGGCGGAGGGGGAGGCGGAGGGCTTGGGCATTGTGGCGGGGCGCATCGAGCGCTTTCGCCCTGAGCTGGGTTTAACCATTCCCCATATGGGCTGGAACCAACTCCAGGTCAGCCCCAACTATCTGTGGCAGGGCATGGCTGGAGGGTCCTGGGTCTATTTCGTGCATTCTTTTTTCCCGCAGCCAGCCGACTCTGGGGTCGTCATCGCCACCAGCCGCCATGGAAGCCAATCTTTTTGCGCCGCCATTCACCAGGATCGAGTCTGGGGTACCCAGTTTCACCCGGAGAAATCCAGCACCGTAGGTCTGGGTATCATTCGCAACTTCCTGTCCGAAGTGGCCCGCCACACCGTCCAACCTGCCGCCCGCTGA
- a CDS encoding carbon-nitrogen hydrolase family protein, with amino-acid sequence MEAYIAAAIQMTSTPALQSNLAQAEQLIAEAVGRGATFIGLPENFAFMGPEVDKLAKLETISTYAETFLIETARRHRITLLGGGFPVPCGENRFYNTALLVGPTGEPLARYEKIHLFDVNLPDGYTYRESDTVVPGARVVLADAGPLGKIGVTVCYDLRFPELYRQLALQGAEVLVVPSAFTAYTGKDHWRPLLRTRAIENTCYVIAPAQVGEHYARRQTYGHAMIIDPWGNPLADAGDGEGMAIAPINPERMVQVRQQLPTLEHCRLVKNDESVCPDSKMNLNG; translated from the coding sequence ATGGAAGCCTACATCGCCGCTGCGATCCAAATGACGAGTACACCTGCCCTCCAGAGCAATTTGGCCCAAGCGGAACAATTGATCGCCGAGGCCGTAGGCCGGGGAGCGACTTTTATTGGTCTACCAGAAAATTTTGCCTTTATGGGACCGGAGGTGGACAAGCTTGCCAAGCTTGAGACGATCTCCACCTACGCCGAGACCTTTTTGATCGAGACCGCCCGCCGCCACCGCATCACGCTGTTGGGTGGGGGCTTCCCGGTCCCCTGTGGTGAGAACCGCTTTTATAACACGGCGCTCCTGGTTGGCCCTACCGGAGAACCCCTCGCCCGCTACGAAAAAATTCACCTCTTTGACGTCAACCTACCCGACGGCTACACCTACCGAGAATCAGATACGGTTGTGCCCGGAGCGCGTGTTGTCTTAGCCGATGCCGGTCCTCTGGGCAAAATCGGCGTCACGGTTTGCTATGACCTGCGCTTCCCGGAACTATACCGCCAATTGGCCCTCCAGGGTGCTGAGGTGCTGGTGGTGCCCTCAGCTTTTACTGCGTACACAGGCAAAGATCACTGGCGACCCCTGCTCAGAACGCGGGCGATTGAAAACACTTGCTATGTCATCGCCCCAGCGCAAGTAGGGGAGCACTACGCCCGCCGCCAAACCTACGGTCATGCGATGATCATTGACCCTTGGGGCAACCCCCTAGCCGATGCAGGAGACGGGGAGGGTATGGCAATAGCCCCGATCAATCCAGAACGAATGGTTCAGGTCCGCCAACAACTGCCGACCCTAGAGCACTGCCGCCTAGTCAAGAACGATGAGTCTGTCTGCCCAGACTCTAAAATGAACCTAAATGGCTAA
- the thiS gene encoding sulfur carrier protein ThiS: MLTLTLNGKPHQITTDLTVRALLAELQLPEQLVVIEYNGDILHRQHWGETQVQEGDRLEVVTVVGGG, encoded by the coding sequence ATGCTGACTCTCACCCTCAATGGCAAGCCTCATCAGATAACGACGGACCTCACGGTGCGTGCTCTTCTAGCTGAACTCCAACTGCCCGAGCAATTGGTAGTCATCGAATATAACGGGGATATCCTCCATCGCCAGCATTGGGGAGAAACGCAGGTCCAGGAAGGAGACCGCTTGGAGGTCGTCACCGTGGTCGGGGGCGGCTAG
- a CDS encoding tetratricopeptide repeat protein, whose translation MTDRMERGMAAYQAGDYAQAVTLLSKLVEDDPNQIEAKLWLGASMVAQGERERAVFLFKRVLKETHDPTIAAYAQEMLTQLGIAVEEASPPELLRPLVPREMSFQQFIYDLCLLPDVDLAEVIPWLQRYVEDIPAFRAELALGFKGTEKGACVLEGLLYFNTPRRQQECQSRLQTFLKTPDRVREQVLGVYWRSMIPTQQV comes from the coding sequence ATGACGGATCGGATGGAGCGGGGTATGGCGGCCTATCAGGCGGGGGACTACGCCCAGGCTGTGACGTTATTGAGCAAATTGGTGGAGGACGACCCCAACCAAATTGAGGCCAAGCTGTGGCTAGGGGCGAGCATGGTCGCCCAGGGGGAAAGGGAGCGGGCGGTGTTCCTCTTTAAGCGGGTACTCAAGGAGACCCACGACCCTACGATTGCGGCCTACGCCCAAGAAATGCTGACCCAGTTGGGCATTGCGGTGGAGGAAGCCTCGCCACCAGAACTCCTGCGCCCTCTAGTGCCTCGGGAGATGAGTTTTCAGCAGTTTATCTATGACCTATGCTTGCTCCCGGACGTGGATTTAGCTGAGGTGATACCCTGGCTCCAGCGTTACGTCGAAGATATTCCGGCTTTTCGGGCGGAACTAGCGTTGGGATTTAAGGGCACCGAGAAGGGAGCCTGTGTACTCGAAGGTCTGTTATATTTCAATACTCCGCGCCGGCAGCAGGAGTGCCAGAGTCGGCTCCAGACTTTTCTTAAGACACCAGACCGGGTCCGCGAACAGGTCTTGGGGGTCTACTGGCGCTCGATGATTCCGACACAGCAAGTCTAG
- a CDS encoding MFS transporter, whose product MKLQRPSPIVFIFITIFIEFMGGSLLVPILPYIVERYSSDAFTIGLLSASFALAQFVAAPVLGAASDRFGRRPVLLWCVVGTGLGYLIFGLAGALWMLFLGRIIDGITGGVVSTAQAYIADISRAEDRAQNFGLVGAAFGLGFILGPAIGGILAEIDLNLPVFVAAALTLANVALGYVTLTESLPPEKRQVVPLAELNPLTQLANLVRNREVRLLMLGFFLFNFAFAGFQSVFAVFTRDRFAWGTRENAFLFAYIGLISSVVQGGLIRTLIPRYGETKLALTGLTLCALAMAGVAYVPTGGWLYGTQFLFALGVGLCLPTLRALISARATAQEQGRIIGGSQALVSLAMVLGPLWAGFIFDRIGFTAPYWSASFWMFSALGLIALALRRFPAVPVSARPPGSAPATLPK is encoded by the coding sequence GTGAAACTTCAGCGGCCTTCGCCCATCGTTTTTATCTTTATCACGATTTTCATCGAGTTCATGGGCGGGAGTCTGCTGGTGCCCATCCTCCCTTATATCGTGGAGCGCTACTCCTCTGACGCCTTCACCATCGGCCTGTTAAGCGCGAGCTTTGCCCTGGCGCAGTTTGTCGCCGCTCCGGTCCTGGGTGCTGCCTCGGACCGTTTTGGCCGCCGCCCGGTCCTCCTGTGGTGTGTGGTAGGCACAGGGCTGGGTTATCTCATCTTCGGGCTGGCGGGAGCATTGTGGATGCTCTTTCTGGGACGTATCATCGACGGGATCACCGGGGGTGTCGTCTCCACGGCTCAAGCCTACATCGCGGATATCTCCCGTGCTGAGGACCGTGCTCAGAACTTCGGGCTGGTGGGGGCTGCCTTCGGGTTGGGATTTATCCTGGGACCAGCTATCGGTGGCATACTCGCTGAGATCGATCTCAACCTGCCGGTCTTTGTCGCTGCTGCACTAACTTTAGCCAACGTTGCTTTAGGCTATGTCACCCTGACCGAATCACTCCCCCCGGAAAAACGTCAGGTCGTCCCGCTCGCCGAACTTAACCCCCTCACCCAACTGGCGAATCTGGTCCGCAACCGCGAGGTGCGCCTGCTGATGCTGGGCTTCTTTTTGTTCAACTTTGCCTTCGCCGGATTCCAGAGCGTGTTTGCAGTCTTCACCCGCGACCGCTTTGCCTGGGGTACCCGCGAGAATGCTTTTCTTTTTGCTTATATCGGGCTTATCTCCTCGGTGGTCCAAGGCGGGCTCATTCGTACACTCATCCCCCGCTATGGCGAAACCAAGCTGGCTTTGACCGGTCTGACCCTGTGCGCCCTGGCGATGGCTGGGGTAGCTTATGTCCCGACCGGGGGCTGGCTCTATGGGACCCAATTCCTGTTTGCCTTGGGGGTGGGCCTATGCCTGCCTACGCTGCGGGCGCTCATTTCTGCACGCGCTACCGCTCAGGAGCAAGGGCGTATTATTGGGGGCTCCCAGGCATTGGTCAGCCTTGCGATGGTCCTAGGCCCGCTCTGGGCTGGGTTTATCTTTGACCGCATCGGCTTTACGGCCCCCTACTGGAGTGCCTCGTTCTGGATGTTTTCGGCCTTGGGCCTGATTGCTCTGGCCCTGCGCCGGTTCCCCGCCGTCCCGGTCAGTGCCCGCCCGCCGGGATCGGCTCCGGCAACACTTCCCAAATAG
- a CDS encoding ChuX/HutX family heme-like substrate-binding protein, with protein sequence MSKTLKDFLADCESLGTLRIIVTNNTAVLEARGRMENLFYVPRVPTYANMHNDHFEFHLNMADIQRVKFEELPAKQGNFTTYCIRLFKPEAEKASLSLFLQWGKPGAYEPGQVEAFIRLRETYGAEWFPIWEVLPEPIPAGGH encoded by the coding sequence ATGAGCAAGACACTAAAAGACTTCCTAGCCGACTGTGAATCCCTGGGTACCCTACGCATCATCGTGACCAACAACACGGCGGTCTTGGAGGCCCGAGGCCGCATGGAGAACCTCTTCTACGTGCCGCGCGTCCCGACTTATGCCAATATGCACAACGACCACTTCGAGTTTCACCTCAATATGGCTGATATCCAGCGGGTGAAATTCGAGGAACTGCCCGCCAAACAAGGTAACTTCACCACCTACTGCATCCGCTTATTTAAGCCCGAGGCTGAGAAAGCCAGCCTGAGCTTGTTTTTGCAGTGGGGGAAGCCTGGAGCGTACGAACCGGGCCAAGTGGAAGCCTTCATCCGCCTGCGCGAAACCTATGGGGCAGAGTGGTTTCCTATTTGGGAAGTGTTGCCGGAGCCGATCCCGGCGGGCGGGCACTGA
- a CDS encoding prephenate/arogenate dehydrogenase, translated as MQEFPIVGIVGLGLIGGSLGLDLTRLGYRVLGVSRHSATCSAACRLGMAHLASTDWRILTRAEIVFTCVPIDQTLPSIEHLAQLLPPGVVITDVASVKEALVAPATQYWPWFVGGHPMAGGAQQGIQAAVPRLFQGRPYVLTPIAQTKSHALALVESVVQRLEPHLLHCDPRAHDQAVALISHTPVYVSAALVLAAGHTEPETRQLAQQLASTGFADTSRVGGGNPQLGLQMARYNRVHLLTHLQQYQRHLDQLKAALLAEDWPQVEHLLARAHDTRPGFVQARGIISPD; from the coding sequence ATGCAGGAATTCCCCATCGTCGGCATCGTCGGTCTGGGACTGATCGGCGGTTCTCTGGGCCTTGACCTCACCCGTCTGGGCTATCGCGTGCTGGGGGTCAGTCGCCACAGTGCGACCTGTAGCGCTGCTTGCCGCCTGGGAATGGCCCATCTAGCCAGCACCGACTGGCGCATCCTGACGCGCGCTGAGATCGTCTTCACCTGTGTCCCCATCGACCAGACCTTGCCCAGTATCGAGCACCTAGCACAACTGTTGCCTCCGGGGGTCGTCATCACCGATGTCGCCTCGGTCAAAGAAGCGCTGGTCGCCCCAGCCACCCAATACTGGCCCTGGTTTGTCGGCGGGCACCCCATGGCAGGAGGTGCCCAGCAGGGCATCCAGGCGGCTGTTCCGAGGCTCTTTCAGGGTCGCCCCTATGTCCTGACCCCCATCGCCCAGACTAAGTCCCATGCGCTAGCCCTCGTGGAGTCTGTTGTCCAGCGCCTGGAGCCGCACCTCCTCCACTGCGATCCGCGCGCCCATGACCAGGCTGTAGCACTCATCTCCCATACCCCGGTCTATGTCAGCGCAGCGCTGGTACTCGCCGCCGGACACACAGAGCCTGAGACACGCCAACTGGCCCAACAATTGGCGAGCACAGGTTTTGCCGATACCAGCCGGGTTGGCGGGGGCAATCCCCAACTCGGGCTTCAGATGGCTCGCTACAACCGGGTCCATCTACTCACCCATCTCCAGCAGTACCAGCGGCACCTCGATCAGCTCAAAGCCGCTCTGCTGGCGGAAGACTGGCCCCAAGTCGAGCATCTGCTAGCAAGAGCCCATGACACACGCCCCGGTTTTGTCCAGGCTCGCGGGATAATCTCTCCAGATTAA
- the tuf gene encoding elongation factor Tu, with amino-acid sequence MARAKFDRKNKPHVNIGTIGHVDHGKTTLTAAITMTLAALGQAQAKKYDEIDAAPEEKARGITINTAHVEYETANRHYAHVDCPGHADYVKNMITGAAQMDGGILLVSAADGPEPQTKEHVLLARQVGVPSLVVFLNKADLMEGEDELVELVELEVRELLSKYDFPGDDIPIIKGSAKEALDFITANKNVKRGENKWVDAIYELMDAVDVAIPTPEREIDKPFLMAVEDVFAITGRGTVATGRIERGKVKVGEEIEIVGLRDTRKAVVTGLEMFQKTLDEGTAGDNIGILLRGVKKDDIERGMVLAKPASIKPHTEFEGEVYILSKEEGGRHTPFFPGYRPQFYVRTTDVTGSIQLPEGMEMVMPGDNVKMVVELIQPIAIEQGMRFAIREGGRTVGAGVVAKILK; translated from the coding sequence ATGGCTCGCGCTAAATTCGATCGGAAAAACAAGCCTCACGTAAACATCGGCACCATTGGCCATGTTGACCACGGTAAGACAACCCTCACGGCTGCGATCACCATGACGCTTGCGGCCCTGGGTCAAGCCCAGGCCAAGAAGTACGATGAGATCGATGCGGCTCCTGAGGAAAAGGCGCGGGGGATCACCATCAACACTGCCCACGTAGAGTACGAGACAGCCAACCGTCACTACGCGCACGTTGACTGTCCAGGCCATGCTGACTACGTCAAAAACATGATCACTGGGGCTGCCCAGATGGATGGTGGCATCCTCCTGGTCTCCGCAGCCGATGGCCCCGAACCCCAAACCAAAGAACACGTCCTGCTCGCCCGTCAGGTCGGCGTGCCTTCCCTGGTGGTCTTCCTAAATAAGGCAGACCTGATGGAAGGCGAAGACGAACTGGTTGAACTGGTCGAGCTTGAAGTCCGCGAACTGCTCAGCAAATATGATTTTCCCGGTGACGACATCCCTATCATCAAGGGTTCGGCTAAAGAAGCCCTCGACTTCATCACAGCCAACAAGAACGTCAAGCGGGGTGAAAACAAGTGGGTGGACGCTATTTATGAACTGATGGATGCGGTGGACGTCGCGATCCCGACCCCCGAACGAGAGATCGACAAGCCCTTCTTGATGGCTGTCGAGGACGTCTTCGCGATCACCGGGCGCGGTACCGTGGCTACGGGCCGGATCGAGCGCGGTAAGGTCAAAGTCGGCGAGGAAATCGAGATCGTCGGTCTGCGCGACACTCGTAAGGCCGTCGTGACCGGGTTGGAGATGTTCCAGAAGACCCTAGACGAAGGGACCGCCGGAGACAACATCGGCATCCTCCTGCGCGGGGTCAAAAAGGACGATATCGAGCGTGGCATGGTCTTGGCTAAGCCCGCCTCCATCAAGCCTCACACCGAGTTCGAGGGCGAGGTCTACATCCTCTCCAAAGAAGAGGGCGGTCGTCACACCCCCTTCTTCCCAGGCTACCGGCCCCAGTTTTACGTACGGACCACCGACGTAACCGGGAGCATTCAGTTGCCCGAAGGGATGGAGATGGTCATGCCTGGAGACAACGTCAAGATGGTTGTGGAGCTGATCCAGCCTATCGCCATTGAACAGGGAATGCGCTTCGCCATTCGTGAGGGTGGTCGCACTGTCGGTGCAGGCGTCGTTGCCAAGATCCTCAAGTAG
- a CDS encoding Arm DNA-binding domain-containing protein yields MSLDTRQKAHKGTVSVESFRERLRLRWRFEGKQYSIGIGLQDTPVNRKAAKMVAGQIELDIASGHFDRTLKRYKPAQDTQSDTREHPSFANKHLYLVNLSFGKKSQAPIQVRTALA; encoded by the coding sequence ATGAGCCTTGATACACGGCAAAAGGCACACAAGGGTACAGTCTCCGTTGAGAGTTTCCGCGAACGGCTGCGGCTGCGGTGGCGCTTTGAGGGTAAACAATACTCCATCGGCATTGGTCTCCAGGACACCCCCGTCAATCGCAAGGCTGCAAAAATGGTGGCAGGGCAAATAGAACTCGATATTGCCTCAGGACATTTTGACCGCACCCTCAAACGCTATAAACCCGCCCAAGATACGCAAAGTGATACTCGGGAGCATCCCAGTTTTGCAAACAAGCATTTATACTTAGTCAATCTTAGCTTTGGTAAAAAGTCCCAAGCGCCCATCCAGGTACGCACAGCGCTGGCGTAG
- a CDS encoding transposase, with the protein MLQPFPNLVKGILADLSATDYPVLNTRLFFSCWLAYAMDKSITSMQDLFKRLNNTGIDVDISTFSKASKHRDKDIFIKTYEKLLQQVKGSKALGTYTVCPIDSTTITLTSKLLWALGYSGPVTDRYQVKLFTCLNSNRGETKGSLMSFGDAHDYTKISEMTEAIPENSVGVMDRGFASLEYLKVMDQQVGDKKKYYVLRKRSVPRPLHEL; encoded by the coding sequence ATGCTACAACCTTTTCCCAACCTTGTCAAAGGCATCTTGGCTGACCTGTCGGCTACAGACTATCCAGTCCTCAATACGCGCCTCTTCTTCTCCTGCTGGCTGGCCTATGCCATGGACAAGAGTATAACCAGTATGCAAGATTTATTTAAGCGTCTCAATAACACAGGTATTGATGTAGATATCTCTACATTTTCTAAAGCATCTAAACACAGAGACAAAGACATTTTTATTAAAACTTATGAGAAACTTCTTCAACAAGTCAAGGGAAGTAAAGCATTAGGTACTTACACAGTCTGTCCGATTGACTCTACAACAATCACCTTGACAAGCAAATTGCTCTGGGCCTTGGGCTACAGCGGTCCGGTAACGGACCGCTATCAAGTTAAGCTGTTTACTTGCCTGAACTCGAATCGTGGAGAAACTAAAGGGAGTCTTATGAGTTTTGGAGATGCACATGATTATACTAAAATTTCAGAAATGACGGAAGCGATTCCCGAAAACTCAGTAGGAGTCATGGATCGAGGATTTGCTAGCCTTGAGTATCTTAAAGTAATGGACCAGCAAGTGGGTGACAAGAAAAAGTATTATGTGTTGCGAAAGCGGTCTGTTCCCAGACCGCTACATGAATTATAA